One Thermus sp. CCB_US3_UF1 DNA window includes the following coding sequences:
- the nuoK gene encoding NADH-quinone oxidoreductase subunit NuoK yields the protein MSYLFASALLFALGVYGVLTRRTAILVFLSIELMLNAANLSLVGFARAYGLEGQVAALMVIAIAAAEVAVGLGLIVAIFRHRESTAVDDLSELRG from the coding sequence ATGAGCTACCTCTTCGCCTCGGCCCTCCTCTTCGCCCTGGGGGTGTATGGGGTGCTCACCCGGAGGACCGCCATTTTGGTCTTCCTCTCCATTGAGCTGATGCTGAACGCGGCCAACCTCTCCTTGGTGGGCTTCGCCCGGGCGTACGGCCTCGAGGGCCAGGTGGCCGCCCTCATGGTCATCGCCATCGCCGCCGCGGAGGTGGCGGTGGGGCTCGGCCTCATCGTGGCCATCTTCCGCCACCGGGAAAGCACCGCGGTGGACGACCTTTCCGAGCTTAGGGGGTAA
- a CDS encoding NADH-quinone oxidoreductase subunit J has translation MSPWEALALFLLLGTGVLVVTLRNAIHAALALIANFLVLAGAYVALDARFLGFIQIIVYAGAIVVLFLFVIMLLFAAQGEVGFDPLVRSKPLAALLALGVGLFLLSGMVGLGLSFQKDLGGGLPQALGPLLYGDWLLVLLAVGFLLMAATVVAVALVQPSRPLDALRPEERKEEKEVVG, from the coding sequence GTGAGCCCTTGGGAAGCCTTGGCCCTCTTCCTCCTCCTCGGCACCGGGGTCCTGGTGGTGACTCTGCGCAACGCCATCCACGCCGCCTTGGCCCTCATCGCCAACTTTCTGGTCCTGGCCGGGGCCTACGTGGCCCTGGACGCACGCTTCTTAGGCTTTATCCAGATCATCGTGTACGCCGGGGCCATCGTGGTCCTCTTCCTCTTTGTCATCATGCTCCTCTTCGCCGCCCAGGGGGAGGTGGGGTTTGATCCCCTGGTGCGCTCCAAGCCCCTGGCTGCCCTTCTGGCCCTGGGGGTAGGCCTTTTCCTGCTTTCGGGGATGGTGGGCCTGGGGCTTAGCTTCCAGAAGGATCTGGGAGGAGGGCTGCCCCAGGCCCTGGGGCCCCTCCTCTACGGGGACTGGCTCCTCGTCCTCCTGGCGGTGGGCTTCCTCCTCATGGCGGCCACGGTGGTGGCCGTGGCCCTGGTCCAGCCCAGCCGGCCCCTGGACGCCCTGCGCCCCGAGGAGCGCAAGGAGGAGAAGGAGGTGGTGGGATGA
- the nuoL gene encoding NADH-quinone oxidoreductase subunit L encodes MALLLTILLPLLGFALLGLFGKRMREPWPGVLASGLVLASFLLGVGLLLQGGARFQVEWLPGIPFSLLLDNLSGFMLMIVAGVGFLIHVYAIGYMHGDPGYSRFFAYFNLFIAMMLTLVLADSYPVMFIGWEGVGLASFLLIGFWYQNTQYADSARKAFIVNRIGDLGFMLGMAILWALYGTLSISELKEALEGPLKNPSLLALAGLFLFLGAVGKSAQVPLMVWLPDAMAGPTPVSALIHAATMVTAGVYLVARSSFLYSVLPDVSYTIAVIGLLTAFYGALSAFGQNDIKKIVAYSTISQLGYMFLAAGVGAYWVALFHVFTHAFFKALLFLASGSVIHALGGEQDVRKMGGLWKHLPLTRWHGLIGALALGGLPLLSGFWSKDAILTATLTYPFGGVGFYVGALLVAVLTAMYAMRWFVLVFLGEERGHHHPHEAPPVMLWPNHLLALGSVLAGYLALPHPLPNLLMPYLKPALAELEHHHLSLGAEWGLIALSGAVALLGLWLGYTFFQRKALPAWYQAFEAWSRESFYVDRLYNALLVNPLKALAEALFYGDAGLLRGYFGLGGGVRSLGQGAARLQAGYLRVYALLFVVGVLVLLGVMRW; translated from the coding sequence ATGGCCTTGCTTCTCACCATCCTCCTTCCCCTTCTGGGGTTCGCCCTCTTGGGCCTTTTCGGCAAGCGGATGCGGGAGCCTTGGCCCGGGGTGCTGGCCTCGGGATTGGTCCTGGCCTCCTTCCTCCTGGGGGTGGGCCTCCTCCTCCAGGGCGGGGCCCGCTTCCAGGTGGAATGGCTTCCTGGGATCCCCTTCAGCCTCCTCCTAGACAACCTTTCCGGCTTCATGCTCATGATCGTGGCCGGGGTGGGCTTCCTCATCCACGTCTACGCCATCGGCTACATGCACGGGGATCCCGGCTACAGCCGCTTCTTCGCCTACTTCAACCTCTTCATCGCCATGATGCTCACCCTGGTCCTGGCCGATAGCTACCCGGTGATGTTCATCGGCTGGGAAGGGGTGGGCCTGGCCAGCTTCCTCCTCATCGGCTTCTGGTACCAGAACACCCAGTACGCCGATAGCGCCCGCAAGGCCTTCATCGTGAACCGCATCGGCGACCTGGGCTTCATGCTGGGCATGGCCATCCTCTGGGCCCTCTACGGCACCCTCTCCATCTCCGAGCTCAAGGAGGCCCTGGAAGGGCCCTTGAAGAACCCCAGCCTCCTGGCCCTGGCCGGCCTCTTCCTCTTCCTGGGGGCGGTGGGGAAAAGCGCCCAGGTGCCCCTCATGGTCTGGCTCCCCGACGCCATGGCCGGCCCCACCCCGGTTTCCGCCCTCATCCATGCCGCCACCATGGTGACCGCCGGGGTCTACCTGGTGGCCCGAAGCTCCTTCCTCTACAGCGTCCTTCCCGACGTTTCCTATACCATCGCCGTCATCGGCCTCCTCACCGCCTTTTACGGGGCCCTTTCCGCCTTTGGGCAGAACGATATCAAGAAGATTGTCGCCTACTCCACCATCAGCCAGCTGGGGTACATGTTCCTGGCCGCCGGGGTGGGGGCCTACTGGGTGGCCCTCTTCCACGTCTTCACCCACGCCTTCTTTAAGGCCCTCCTTTTCCTGGCCTCGGGCAGCGTGATCCACGCCCTGGGCGGGGAACAGGACGTGCGCAAGATGGGCGGGCTTTGGAAGCACCTGCCCCTGACCCGCTGGCACGGCCTCATCGGAGCCTTGGCCCTGGGAGGGCTTCCCCTCCTCTCGGGCTTCTGGTCCAAGGACGCCATCCTCACCGCCACCCTCACCTACCCCTTTGGGGGGGTAGGGTTCTACGTGGGGGCCCTTCTGGTGGCGGTGCTTACGGCCATGTACGCCATGCGCTGGTTCGTCCTGGTCTTCCTGGGTGAGGAAAGGGGCCACCACCACCCCCACGAGGCCCCGCCCGTCATGCTCTGGCCCAACCACCTTCTGGCCCTGGGCTCGGTGCTGGCGGGGTATCTGGCCCTGCCCCATCCCTTGCCCAACCTCCTCATGCCCTACCTGAAGCCGGCTCTGGCGGAGCTGGAGCACCACCACCTCTCCTTGGGGGCGGAGTGGGGGCTCATCGCCCTCTCGGGGGCCGTGGCCCTTCTGGGCCTCTGGCTTGGCTACACCTTCTTCCAGCGCAAGGCCCTTCCCGCCTGGTACCAGGCCTTTGAGGCCTGGAGCCGGGAGAGCTTCTATGTGGACCGCCTCTACAACGCCCTCCTGGTCAACCCCCTCAAGGCCCTGGCCGAGGCCCTCTTCTATGGGGATGCCGGCCTTCTTCGCGGCTACTTTGGCCTGGGGGGTGGGGTGCGC
- the nuoI gene encoding NADH-quinone oxidoreductase subunit NuoI gives MTLKALAQSLGITLKYLFSKPVTVPYPDAPVALKPRFHGRHVLTRHPNGLEKCIGCSLCAAACPAYAIYVEPAENDPENPVSAGERYAKVYEINMLRCIFCGLCEEACPTGAIVLGYDFEMADYQYSDLIYGKEDMLVDIQGTKPQRREAKMTGKPVKPGYVVPYVRPELEGFQAPTEGGKR, from the coding sequence ATGACCCTGAAAGCCCTGGCCCAGAGCCTGGGAATCACCCTCAAGTACCTTTTCTCCAAGCCCGTCACCGTCCCCTACCCCGACGCCCCCGTGGCCCTCAAGCCCCGCTTCCATGGCCGCCACGTCCTCACCCGGCACCCCAACGGCCTGGAGAAGTGCATCGGCTGCTCCTTGTGCGCCGCCGCCTGCCCCGCCTACGCCATCTACGTGGAGCCCGCGGAGAACGACCCGGAAAACCCGGTCTCCGCAGGGGAGCGGTACGCCAAGGTCTACGAGATCAACATGCTCCGCTGCATCTTCTGCGGGCTCTGCGAGGAGGCCTGCCCCACGGGGGCCATCGTCCTGGGGTACGACTTTGAGATGGCGGATTACCAGTACTCCGACCTCATCTACGGCAAAGAGGACATGCTGGTGGACATCCAGGGCACCAAACCCCAGCGGCGGGAGGCCAAGATGACCGGAAAGCCGGTCAAGCCCGGCTACGTGGTGCCCTACGTTCGCCCGGAGCTGGAGGGCTTCCAAGCCCCCACGGAAGGAGGGAAGCGGTGA